From a region of the Myroides sp. JBRI-B21084 genome:
- a CDS encoding OB-fold protein yields the protein MENLFALLILASLVLLVIGFFSPKTSLFWDKKNEPTKKRSGMIYGISLVASFILFGVTSDGKKTTNSSADNSTATEKVAENKPAMTQQQLDSIENEKNLIAIKEREDQTIKAPNLTASYDENEVKADENFKGKTFFVEGTVRDIKKDIMDDIYVILEGDQMFRDVQCFFDDKNTASQLQKGMRVTFQGKCDGLMMNVLMKNCVLVDNLSDLKKKKK from the coding sequence ATGGAAAATTTATTCGCACTTCTAATTTTAGCAAGTTTGGTATTACTTGTAATTGGCTTTTTTTCACCCAAGACAAGTTTATTTTGGGATAAGAAAAACGAACCTACCAAAAAGCGTTCAGGAATGATTTACGGTATTTCTTTGGTTGCTTCCTTCATTTTATTTGGAGTGACTTCTGACGGCAAGAAAACGACAAATTCGTCAGCAGACAATTCTACTGCGACTGAAAAAGTTGCAGAAAATAAACCTGCAATGACACAACAACAACTTGACAGTATTGAAAACGAAAAAAATCTAATTGCAATCAAGGAAAGAGAAGACCAAACAATCAAAGCACCAAACTTGACAGCAAGTTATGACGAGAATGAAGTAAAAGCAGACGAAAACTTCAAAGGAAAAACATTCTTTGTTGAAGGAACAGTTCGTGATATTAAGAAAGACATAATGGACGACATTTATGTAATTCTTGAAGGTGACCAAATGTTTAGAGATGTACAGTGTTTCTTTGACGACAAAAACACAGCTTCTCAACTTCAAAAAGGAATGAGAGTAACTTTTCAAGGTAAGTGTGACGGACTTATGATGAATGTTCTTATGAAAAATTGTGTATTGGTGGATAATTTATCAGACTTAAAAAAGAAGAAAAAATGA
- a CDS encoding DUF2141 domain-containing protein — MKATIFIILTVGLCFFLCSFSENQAETYILTVKVENLRNSKGVVQFALYNKDNSIPDEDYKKYYRLEKAKIVNGKSEITFKNLPKGKYAVNILHDENSNGKVDKGFLLPKEGIGFSNYQSIGLRNRPNFSKASFELNTDKTISVRIIYM, encoded by the coding sequence ATGAAAGCAACAATTTTTATTATACTGACAGTTGGGTTATGTTTTTTTCTCTGTTCGTTTTCGGAAAATCAGGCAGAAACCTACATCTTGACCGTTAAGGTAGAAAATTTACGAAATTCAAAGGGTGTTGTTCAATTCGCCCTCTATAACAAAGATAATTCAATCCCCGATGAAGATTACAAAAAATATTACCGATTAGAGAAAGCGAAAATTGTAAATGGCAAATCTGAAATTACTTTTAAAAATCTGCCCAAAGGGAAATATGCCGTGAATATTTTACACGATGAAAACAGCAACGGTAAGGTTGATAAAGGCTTTCTTTTGCCCAAAGAAGGAATTGGATTTTCTAATTATCAGTCAATAGGTTTGCGAAACAGGCCTAATTTTTCCAAAGCAAGTTTTGAATTGAACACAGACAAAACGATTAGTGTAAGGATAATTTATATGTAA
- a CDS encoding efflux RND transporter periplasmic adaptor subunit, with protein MNWKKIIGIIALIAVIALVFFKLKNNKETTESKVYQYDKEKPITINADTIRLQTIDDANTYTGTFEPNKETKISADIQGKINAVLVDMGSYVSKGQTLIQLDNSLLKLQLQTVEVQIEGLEDDVKRYTILTEADAVQGIQLEKARLGLKSAKVQKATLLEQISKTTIKAPFNGVVTAKFNEEGGFAAPGIPLLQITDISTLRFTVNVPENDLVQFQNNQTYKINADVYPDISLSGKVIITGSKANLGNSFLVQFQVTNTKNLTIKSGMFGKVNLSESKQEQGILIPTSAITEENGKAKVYLIKNGKAVLQSITISGNIGNRTIVSDGLATGDIVVTNGFINLFDGANITIK; from the coding sequence ATGAATTGGAAAAAAATAATCGGGATAATTGCTTTGATTGCGGTAATAGCACTTGTGTTTTTTAAGTTGAAAAACAATAAAGAAACCACCGAAAGCAAGGTGTATCAATATGACAAAGAAAAACCTATTACTATAAATGCTGACACCATTCGTTTGCAGACTATTGATGATGCAAATACTTATACAGGTACTTTTGAGCCGAATAAGGAAACAAAAATCAGTGCGGACATACAGGGGAAAATCAATGCCGTTTTGGTAGATATGGGAAGCTATGTAAGCAAAGGACAAACACTTATTCAGTTGGATAATTCGTTGTTAAAGTTACAACTGCAAACGGTTGAAGTGCAGATTGAGGGTTTGGAAGACGATGTAAAACGATACACCATTTTAACGGAAGCCGATGCCGTTCAGGGCATACAATTGGAAAAAGCAAGATTGGGATTGAAATCTGCAAAAGTTCAGAAAGCGACTTTATTGGAGCAAATCAGTAAAACCACTATAAAAGCACCTTTCAATGGTGTGGTAACTGCCAAGTTCAATGAGGAGGGCGGTTTTGCAGCACCGGGTATTCCGTTGCTACAAATTACGGATATAAGCACTTTACGTTTTACGGTTAATGTTCCCGAAAATGATTTGGTGCAGTTTCAAAACAATCAAACCTACAAAATCAATGCTGATGTTTATCCCGATATTTCCCTTTCGGGAAAAGTAATAATAACAGGAAGCAAAGCCAATCTGGGCAATAGCTTTCTGGTACAGTTTCAGGTTACCAACACCAAAAACTTAACCATAAAATCGGGAATGTTCGGCAAGGTAAATCTTTCTGAAAGCAAGCAAGAGCAAGGTATTCTTATCCCTACATCTGCCATTACAGAAGAAAATGGAAAAGCGAAAGTGTATCTCATAAAAAACGGAAAAGCCGTATTGCAATCTATTACCATATCAGGAAATATCGGCAATAGAACGATTGTATCAGACGGATTGGCAACAGGCGATATTGTGGTAACGAATGGCTTTATCAATCTGTTTGACGGAGCGAATATTACGATTAAATAA
- a CDS encoding efflux RND transporter permease subunit, with the protein MNITEISIKRPSLIIVLFSVFALLGIIGYKNLSYELMPDFNQPVVVIRTVYPGAEPNEVETSVSRKIEDALSNLEGVDYLLTKSLPNASIIIANLKYGTDLDKTMQDAQRYIDNIRKDLPNDIQNPVMSKVSPNDLPIMSVSATSKLEPTVFYQKMKDDYLPQIQQLKGVAEITILGGEEREIQIKVDKEKLKLYKISLYQVVEAVNRSGIDLPAGKLQTDTESISVRLVGKFNTITDIKNVQVAMPFPNSPVYVKDIAEVTDGIKETASYSRYNGKNGIGLMIKKQGDANAVDVSKLIREKFQSIEKQNANADVKFVVTDDSTDNTIAAVNSVVFDLILAVILVSLVMLLFLRSFRNSLIVLVAIPTSLITAFAVMWLLGYTLNLMTLLAMSLIIGILVDDATVVLENIQRHLDMGKEKRTAAMDGRMEIGFSALSITLVDVVVFLPILFLQVFVADMLKQFSVVVITSTLTSLLVGFTLTPWLASRIGKKEDLQPTNIFNRFLLWFEHQLDQFINWYGRTLNWVLHHKLIFTGFVLLLFVGTAAMMKQGIIGKELISTGDQGKFRLALEFDKSTSIQQNNLVSEKIENYILKQPEVATVFSNVGGPSTGIGSLGVGSANKTEFTIQLKSKKETNHLSTETFMRKLRTDLQKEYSGINFSMIALGLIPRSAPIEITLSGSDLDQVMQTGNDLKTVIEKIPGADNVRISVEAGSPELKVIPDKDKMQRLGLNTAYVGMNLRTAFTGNDDATLTENGKEYPVRIWLDKFSRKNYDDVNQLNIINPMGIPIEVSQFATIERDNSPSLLERKDRQPAVTLTSDALGRPSGTVADDVVAYLKNNPLPNGIQMTWGSDIKRQNDSFGALGSVLLISFLLIYLIMVALYDSYIYPFVALFAIPVAAIGAFLALNLSLSNLSLFALLGLIMLMGLVTKNSILIVDFTNQLKAEGKHYKEALITAGKERMRPILMTTLSMAIGMLPIALASGTAAEWKNGLAWVIIGGLLSSLALTVYLVPMVYYGVDRIKEKLGSNKKQQ; encoded by the coding sequence ATGAATATTACAGAAATATCAATCAAACGTCCCTCGCTGATTATCGTACTTTTCAGCGTATTTGCCCTGTTGGGAATTATCGGCTACAAGAATTTGAGCTATGAACTGATGCCCGATTTTAATCAGCCTGTTGTAGTAATCCGAACGGTTTATCCCGGTGCAGAACCCAACGAAGTGGAAACTTCCGTTTCCCGAAAAATTGAAGATGCACTTTCCAATTTGGAGGGTGTAGATTATTTGCTTACCAAATCATTACCCAATGCTTCAATCATCATAGCCAACCTGAAATACGGAACGGATTTGGACAAAACAATGCAGGACGCTCAACGCTATATTGACAATATCCGAAAGGACTTGCCTAACGATATTCAAAACCCTGTAATGAGCAAAGTATCGCCTAATGATTTGCCGATAATGTCGGTAAGTGCAACAAGCAAATTAGAGCCGACAGTGTTTTATCAAAAAATGAAAGACGATTACCTGCCACAAATCCAACAGCTAAAAGGAGTGGCAGAGATAACCATTTTAGGTGGGGAAGAAAGGGAAATTCAAATCAAGGTGGACAAAGAAAAATTGAAGCTCTATAAAATTTCTTTGTACCAGGTTGTGGAAGCCGTCAATCGTTCGGGGATTGATTTACCTGCCGGAAAATTGCAAACCGATACAGAAAGTATTTCGGTACGTTTGGTAGGAAAGTTCAACACCATTACGGACATAAAGAATGTTCAGGTTGCTATGCCTTTTCCAAACAGCCCTGTTTATGTGAAAGATATTGCAGAAGTAACGGACGGTATTAAAGAAACCGCTTCTTACAGCCGTTACAATGGTAAAAACGGTATTGGTTTAATGATAAAAAAACAAGGCGATGCCAATGCCGTTGATGTTTCAAAACTGATTAGAGAAAAATTTCAGTCCATTGAAAAACAAAATGCCAATGCAGATGTAAAATTTGTAGTTACGGATGACAGCACCGATAACACCATTGCAGCCGTTAATTCGGTGGTATTTGACTTGATTTTAGCCGTTATTTTAGTGTCGTTAGTAATGTTGCTGTTCCTGCGAAGTTTCAGAAACTCACTGATTGTGTTGGTCGCTATTCCTACTTCCTTAATTACCGCTTTTGCCGTGATGTGGCTTTTGGGCTATACGCTCAACCTGATGACTTTGCTGGCGATGTCTTTAATCATCGGTATTTTGGTGGACGATGCTACCGTAGTTTTAGAAAATATCCAACGTCATTTGGATATGGGTAAAGAAAAAAGAACGGCAGCTATGGACGGAAGAATGGAAATCGGTTTTTCGGCATTGTCTATTACATTGGTTGATGTGGTTGTGTTTCTGCCGATTTTATTCTTACAGGTTTTTGTTGCCGATATGCTCAAACAGTTTTCGGTGGTGGTTATCACTTCTACACTTACCAGTTTACTGGTAGGTTTTACTTTAACGCCTTGGCTGGCTTCACGCATCGGGAAAAAAGAAGATTTGCAGCCGACTAATATCTTCAACCGTTTTTTGCTTTGGTTTGAACATCAGTTAGACCAATTTATCAATTGGTATGGCAGAACATTGAATTGGGTTTTACATCACAAACTCATTTTTACAGGATTTGTTTTGTTGCTGTTCGTAGGGACGGCAGCAATGATGAAACAGGGAATTATTGGAAAGGAACTCATTTCCACAGGCGACCAAGGGAAATTCCGTTTGGCATTAGAGTTTGATAAAAGTACTTCCATTCAGCAAAACAATTTGGTTTCAGAAAAAATAGAAAACTATATTTTGAAGCAACCCGAAGTTGCAACAGTTTTCAGTAATGTGGGCGGACCAAGCACCGGTATTGGAAGTTTGGGAGTTGGCTCTGCCAATAAAACCGAATTTACCATTCAGCTAAAATCCAAGAAAGAAACAAATCATCTCTCTACCGAAACCTTTATGCGAAAATTGAGAACTGATTTGCAAAAAGAATATTCAGGCATCAATTTTTCAATGATAGCATTAGGCTTAATTCCACGTTCTGCACCGATAGAAATTACATTAAGCGGAAGCGACTTAGACCAGGTAATGCAGACAGGTAATGACTTAAAAACAGTCATTGAAAAAATACCCGGAGCAGATAATGTGCGGATTTCGGTAGAAGCAGGAAGCCCTGAATTAAAAGTCATTCCTGACAAAGACAAAATGCAGCGTTTAGGATTGAACACGGCTTATGTGGGAATGAATTTGCGTACCGCTTTTACAGGAAATGACGATGCCACTTTAACGGAAAACGGAAAAGAATATCCTGTACGGATTTGGTTGGATAAATTCAGCCGTAAAAATTATGATGATGTAAACCAACTCAACATTATAAATCCAATGGGCATTCCGATTGAAGTTTCACAGTTTGCAACTATTGAAAGAGATAATTCGCCTTCGCTTTTAGAACGAAAAGACCGACAACCTGCCGTTACATTAACTTCCGATGCACTCGGCAGACCTTCGGGAACAGTAGCAGACGATGTTGTGGCATATCTCAAAAACAATCCCTTACCAAACGGCATACAAATGACTTGGGGAAGCGATATTAAACGGCAAAACGACAGTTTCGGGGCTTTGGGTTCGGTATTGCTGATTTCATTCTTACTGATTTATTTGATTATGGTAGCCTTATACGACAGTTACATTTATCCTTTTGTTGCCTTATTTGCCATACCCGTTGCAGCTATCGGAGCATTTTTAGCCTTGAATTTATCGTTAAGCAATTTGAGCTTATTTGCTTTGCTCGGCTTGATTATGTTAATGGGATTGGTAACAAAAAATTCCATCTTGATTGTGGACTTTACCAACCAGCTCAAAGCCGAGGGCAAACATTACAAAGAAGCATTGATTACCGCAGGAAAAGAACGAATGCGACCCATTTTGATGACAACCTTATCTATGGCAATAGGAATGTTGCCCATAGCATTAGCCAGCGGAACAGCAGCCGAATGGAAAAACGGTTTGGCGTGGGTAATTATTGGCGGTTTGCTCTCTTCATTGGCATTGACGGTTTATTTAGTGCCAATGGTTTACTACGGAGTAGATAGAATAAAAGAAAAATTGGGTTCAAATAAAAAACAACAATAA